From the Paenibacillus sp. FSL H8-0548 genome, one window contains:
- a CDS encoding arabinan endo-1,5-alpha-L-arabinosidase: MTALLLTGCSGQADPTAYPSAPPDYKLYDTDNLHNEAAWNTSNVHDPSILKDGDTYYIYSTDVKVGGTGTPGIMVRKSKDLISWEWVGYAFVGVPEEAETWTGATGLWAPDIEKFGDTYYLYYSASTFGSNTSYIGVATSSSPEGPWTDQGEVVKTSGVDDPNAIDPNIVLDADGKAWFVYGSFFGGIYVSPLNQETGKLAEPGFGTKIAARSRSMEQGAVEGPYVIYNPEQEKYYLFVSYDSLSSDYNVRVGRSESITGPYLDSNGRDMLDVDYEAQFEIGNKLIGGYRFNEGEGWISPGHNSVLQDGSDYYLVHHARPEQDSNWMYLHVRRMVWTADGWPAVSPERYAGETPQKVAAGSIHGEWELLVHEKLIDGQVGSNTITLLKNGKIEGGEPKDYWKFDGDHTLTLYWHDAEGTVISEETVLLLPAWDWERNKAALVFTGMNESGAAVWGKQLSRDS; this comes from the coding sequence ATGACTGCGCTGCTGCTCACGGGCTGCTCGGGTCAGGCTGATCCGACCGCTTATCCGTCAGCGCCGCCTGATTACAAGCTGTACGATACGGATAATCTTCACAACGAGGCAGCTTGGAACACAAGCAATGTGCATGATCCGTCCATTTTGAAGGATGGGGATACTTATTATATTTATTCTACGGATGTGAAGGTCGGCGGTACGGGCACTCCTGGCATTATGGTGCGAAAGTCGAAGGATCTGATTAGCTGGGAGTGGGTTGGCTATGCGTTCGTTGGCGTTCCAGAAGAAGCGGAGACGTGGACTGGGGCAACGGGACTATGGGCGCCGGATATTGAGAAGTTTGGCGACACTTATTATTTGTATTATTCGGCATCGACCTTCGGCTCCAATACCTCTTATATCGGTGTGGCGACCAGCTCATCGCCAGAGGGACCGTGGACAGATCAAGGAGAGGTTGTGAAGACCTCGGGAGTGGACGATCCAAACGCGATTGATCCGAACATCGTTTTGGATGCGGACGGCAAGGCATGGTTTGTTTACGGTTCTTTTTTTGGCGGGATTTACGTATCGCCGCTTAATCAAGAGACAGGCAAGCTTGCGGAGCCCGGCTTCGGTACGAAGATTGCTGCCCGCAGCAGGTCGATGGAGCAAGGCGCGGTGGAAGGACCTTATGTCATCTATAATCCCGAGCAGGAAAAATATTATTTATTCGTTTCGTACGACTCTTTATCCTCCGATTACAATGTTCGGGTTGGGCGCTCGGAATCGATAACGGGACCTTATCTGGATTCGAATGGACGCGATATGCTGGATGTTGACTATGAGGCTCAATTCGAAATCGGGAACAAGCTCATTGGCGGCTATCGTTTTAATGAAGGAGAAGGTTGGATATCTCCCGGGCATAACTCTGTTTTGCAGGATGGCAGCGACTACTATCTGGTGCACCATGCAAGGCCAGAGCAGGATTCGAACTGGATGTATCTCCATGTGAGGCGGATGGTGTGGACTGCGGACGGCTGGCCGGCCGTATCCCCTGAACGCTATGCAGGCGAAACGCCGCAGAAGGTGGCGGCAGGCAGCATACATGGTGAATGGGAGCTGCTTGTCCATGAGAAGCTCATTGACGGACAAGTCGGGTCCAATACGATTACTTTACTGAAGAACGGCAAGATTGAGGGCGGCGAACCAAAGGATTACTGGAAGTTTGACGGAGATCATACCTTGACCTTGTACTGGCACGATGCGGAGGGCACAGTTATTTCAGAGGAGACTGTTCTTCTGTTGCCCGCATGGGACTGGGAACGGAACAAGGCTGCTCTCGTCTTCACAGGGATGAATGAAAGCGGTGCCGCCGTCTGGGGCAAGCAGCTGTCTCGAGACTCGTAG